Proteins encoded by one window of Candidatus Nitrosocosmicus hydrocola:
- the msrA gene encoding peptide-methionine (S)-S-oxide reductase MsrA, translating into MNNSAEIPNDIEVITLASGCFWCTEAVFKRVNGVISVISGYTGGSINNPSYDEVCSGETGHAEAVQIKFDPKIISVKQILEIFWYTHDPTTLNRQGNDVGTQYRSAVFYNSEGQKDIALKVKDELENKKVYSSPIVTEITPFRNFYEAEEYHRDYYDNNRTAPYCNYVIDPKVNKLLTKFSSNLKGEYLKH; encoded by the coding sequence ATGAACAATTCTGCAGAAATTCCAAACGATATCGAAGTGATCACTCTAGCCAGTGGGTGCTTTTGGTGCACTGAGGCCGTTTTTAAACGTGTTAATGGTGTTATTTCGGTGATTTCTGGGTATACTGGTGGCTCAATAAATAATCCATCTTATGACGAAGTGTGTTCAGGAGAAACTGGCCATGCAGAAGCCGTTCAAATAAAGTTCGATCCAAAAATTATCTCGGTCAAACAGATCCTTGAAATATTTTGGTACACACACGACCCTACGACTTTAAATCGTCAAGGAAATGATGTAGGCACACAATATAGATCTGCGGTCTTTTATAATTCCGAAGGTCAAAAAGATATAGCATTAAAGGTAAAAGACGAACTAGAAAACAAAAAAGTATACTCAAGTCCAATAGTGACTGAAATAACACCTTTTAGAAATTTCTATGAAGCAGAAGAGTATCATAGAGACTATTATGACAACAATAGAACAGCTCCTTATTGCAACTACGTTATTGATCCTAAAGTAAACAAATTGTTGACAAAGTTTTCGTCTAACTTAAAAGGCGAATATCTCAAGCATTAG